One stretch of Tepidibacter hydrothermalis DNA includes these proteins:
- a CDS encoding MATE family efflux transporter, with product MNERNQMLETGDIKKTLFKLSMPAIIGLLVSALYNIIDGIFIGKGAGPLAFGALTVAFPIQMVITAIAQMVGMGASSVYSRALGEKDYEKAETVVGNAFLSNIVLGLLMVSIGLIFIDPILLLFGATTEIMPYAKDYVSVILIGSIFNQFAMSTNSLIRAEGNSKAAMFTMLVGAVLNTILDPIFIFGFGMGIKGAAIATSLAQFCSFLFVIFYLKGDKTNMKPKAHHYKPNKNILNQIFSIGFSSFARQIASSFVAILLNHSLKIYGGNDAFAIYGAAFKILMFLMMPLFGIVQGLQPLVGYNYGARQMHRVNKSIKYALIGTTAFAVTSVLFGMLFPKQLMGLFLTDPELVDESATVLRIILLFMPVIGIQSVGGSVYQSIGKAIPALVLSALRQVILFAPLLIILPRLINPPLLGVWITFPMSDAISTLITGIMLKKEMNLMAKQNKEVI from the coding sequence ATGAATGAACGCAATCAAATGCTAGAAACTGGTGATATCAAAAAAACTTTATTTAAGTTATCTATGCCGGCTATAATAGGACTTTTAGTAAGTGCCTTATACAATATAATAGACGGAATATTTATAGGTAAAGGTGCAGGGCCTTTGGCTTTTGGAGCACTTACTGTAGCCTTTCCTATACAAATGGTTATAACAGCAATAGCTCAAATGGTAGGAATGGGGGCCTCTTCTGTATATTCAAGAGCTCTAGGTGAAAAAGACTATGAAAAAGCAGAAACAGTAGTGGGTAATGCATTTTTATCTAATATAGTTTTAGGTCTTTTAATGGTCTCAATTGGTCTTATATTCATAGACCCTATACTTTTATTATTCGGTGCAACAACCGAGATAATGCCTTATGCTAAAGATTATGTAAGTGTTATATTAATAGGAAGTATATTCAATCAATTCGCTATGTCTACTAACTCACTTATAAGAGCTGAGGGAAATTCAAAGGCTGCAATGTTTACAATGCTTGTAGGTGCTGTACTTAATACTATACTAGACCCTATATTTATATTTGGTTTTGGTATGGGAATTAAAGGTGCTGCAATAGCTACATCATTAGCTCAATTTTGCTCATTCCTATTTGTAATATTCTACTTAAAAGGTGATAAGACAAATATGAAACCTAAGGCTCATCATTATAAGCCTAATAAGAATATATTAAATCAAATATTTTCAATAGGATTTTCATCTTTTGCAAGACAAATTGCTAGTAGTTTTGTAGCTATACTTTTAAATCACTCGCTTAAAATATACGGTGGAAATGATGCATTTGCAATTTATGGTGCAGCCTTTAAAATATTAATGTTTTTAATGATGCCTTTATTCGGTATAGTTCAAGGACTTCAACCACTCGTTGGCTATAATTATGGTGCTCGTCAAATGCATAGAGTTAACAAATCCATCAAATATGCTCTAATAGGAACTACAGCATTTGCAGTTACATCTGTATTATTTGGTATGTTATTTCCAAAGCAGCTTATGGGACTATTCTTAACTGATCCAGAACTAGTAGATGAATCAGCTACTGTTCTTAGAATAATACTTTTATTCATGCCAGTAATAGGAATTCAGTCAGTAGGAGGATCTGTTTATCAGTCCATCGGTAAAGCTATTCCAGCACTTGTATTATCTGCATTAAGACAGGTAATATTATTTGCTCCACTACTTATTATTTTACCTAGATTGATAAATCCACCACTTTTAGGTGTATGGATAACATTCCCTATGTCAGATGCTATATCAACTTTAATAACAGGTATAATGCTAAAAAAAGAAATGAATCTTATGGCAAAGCAAAATAAAGAAGTCATATAA
- a CDS encoding patatin-like phospholipase family protein, which produces MISNNKKFDAVFEGGGVKGVAFVGAIRKLEEEGYELQRCAGTSAGSIISALLAVGYTGEEVKEIMLNTDYNNFLDKNISILSSGNIFEKASHAYNLFMDKGLYSGDYFEEWIYNLLKTKGKIKFKDVCVDGQSRLKIVCADVSKSTMLILPDDLEKYGIDPMEFEISKAVRMSMSIPFFFEPVKLNHNQGTSFIVDGGIISNYPIWIFDTEGRPQYPTFGFNLDENELNYTAQGKTNFLYYAADVVSTCVFSSKNEDSYIRDKDLARTIDIPTLGVGTTDFDLSKQRSLDLYRSGYESTEKFLKEWDFDKYVQEYRSEIEVTAE; this is translated from the coding sequence ATGATAAGTAACAATAAAAAATTTGATGCAGTGTTTGAAGGTGGAGGCGTAAAAGGAGTAGCTTTTGTAGGTGCAATACGCAAACTTGAAGAAGAAGGATATGAACTTCAAAGGTGTGCTGGTACATCAGCAGGATCTATAATATCAGCACTTTTAGCAGTAGGTTATACAGGGGAAGAAGTAAAAGAAATTATGCTTAATACAGATTACAATAATTTTTTAGATAAGAATATATCTATACTTAGCTCAGGTAATATATTTGAAAAAGCATCACATGCATATAACTTATTTATGGATAAAGGGCTTTATAGTGGAGATTACTTTGAAGAATGGATATATAATCTTCTTAAGACAAAAGGAAAAATAAAGTTCAAAGATGTTTGTGTAGATGGACAATCGAGACTTAAAATAGTTTGTGCTGATGTAAGTAAGAGTACTATGTTGATTTTACCTGATGATCTTGAAAAGTATGGAATAGATCCTATGGAATTTGAAATATCAAAAGCAGTAAGAATGAGTATGAGTATTCCATTCTTCTTTGAGCCAGTAAAGCTAAATCATAATCAAGGAACTAGCTTTATAGTAGATGGTGGAATAATATCTAATTATCCTATATGGATATTTGATACAGAAGGTAGACCGCAGTATCCAACATTTGGATTTAATCTTGATGAAAATGAGTTAAACTATACAGCACAAGGCAAAACAAATTTCTTGTATTATGCAGCTGATGTAGTTAGTACTTGTGTATTCAGCAGTAAAAATGAGGACTCATATATTAGAGATAAAGATTTAGCAAGAACAATAGATATACCAACATTAGGAGTAGGAACAACTGACTTTGATTTATCAAAACAAAGAAGCTTAGACTTATATCGATCGGGATATGAAAGCACTGAAAAATTCTTAAAAGAATGGGATTTTGATAAATATGTACAAGAATATAGAAGTGAAATAGAAGTTACAGCTGAATAA
- a CDS encoding MarR family winged helix-turn-helix transcriptional regulator: MKAEDRHIIGKSISILHRYGQIFINGEFKELSIGKGQYMILICLFYHDGITQDDVTKKIKIDKANVARGVKKLEENGYVIRQVDPDDKRAYRLHLTEKAIKVKPYIYESLAKWMDIITDGISADEIEQFINTITKLTINACEYSGDVKLANHLKSKER; this comes from the coding sequence TTGAAAGCTGAAGATAGACATATAATAGGCAAATCTATATCTATACTACACAGATATGGTCAAATATTTATTAATGGTGAATTTAAGGAATTATCAATAGGTAAAGGTCAATACATGATCTTGATATGCCTTTTTTATCACGATGGTATAACTCAAGATGATGTGACAAAAAAAATTAAAATAGATAAAGCAAATGTTGCACGTGGTGTTAAAAAATTAGAAGAAAACGGATATGTTATAAGACAAGTAGATCCAGATGATAAAAGAGCTTATAGATTACATCTAACTGAAAAGGCTATAAAAGTTAAGCCCTATATATATGAATCGCTTGCAAAATGGATGGATATTATAACAGATGGAATATCAGCTGATGAAATAGAACAATTCATAAACACTATAACAAAATTAACTATAAATGCATGTGAATACTCTGGAGACGTAAAGCTTGCAAATCATTTAAAAAGTAAGGAGCGATAA